In a genomic window of Lepisosteus oculatus isolate fLepOcu1 chromosome 5, fLepOcu1.hap2, whole genome shotgun sequence:
- the bnip2 gene encoding BCL2/adenovirus E1B 19 kDa protein-interacting protein 2 isoform X1, protein MAAEVTETEAGATGDTGFNASSSGADTPRLVEKVENRPAAPAPAPGEDAPQSGSAPPSETAEGAAPRTPTKTGGPTQEAGTPDNGRKQEPAGVRTSTPVSHSLPSPTAHNGSLLERQESVATTEARLRMEGVELKEEWQDEDFPRPLPEEEEDMQMDEELFTGREGNSATQSYELNSDKKAKKKLMAPYISLTLDRTEGSVLSDEMEESGELDLDDIDTPSDNSNEFEWEDDLPKPKTTELLRKGVDSIQEYSASDEKEEGRHWRVFRIGEQEHRVDMKAIEPYKRVISHGGYYGDGLNAIIVFAVCFMPESNQPNYRYIMDNLFKYVIGTLELLVAENYMIVYLNGATTRRKMPSVGWLRKCYQQIDRRLRKNLKSLIIVHPSWFIRTLLAITRPFISSKFSQKIKYVFSLVELAELVPMEYVSIPECIKQYEEEKNRKRRKRIDRDMQGKQEPAAPATEQ, encoded by the exons ATGGCAGCAGAAGTTACTGAGACTGAAGCAGGGGCAACCGGCGATACGGGCTTCAACGCAAGCAGCTCAGGCGCAGACACACCCAGGTTAGTGGAGAAGGTGGAGAACAGGCCGGCGGCTCCGGCTCCGGCTCCGGGGGAAGACGCGCCGCAGAGCGGGTCGGCACCTCCATCGGAGACTGCCGAGGGCGCAGCTCCGCGGACTCCAACCAAAACAGGAGGTCCGACACAGGAAGCCGGGACTCCAGACAATGGACGAAAACAAGAGCCGGCGGGGGTGCGAACTTCGACTCCAGTTAGTCACAGCCTGCCATCTCCAACAGCACACAATGGAAG CCTCTTGGAGAGACAGGAGTCAGTGGCCACCACAGAGGCCCGTCTGAGGATGGAGGGCGTGGAGCTGAAGGAGGAGTGGCAGGACGAGGATTTTCCCAG GCCACTtccagaagaagaagaggacaTGCAGATGGATGAGGAGCTcttcactgggagagagggtAACTCTG CCACACAGTCCTATGAGCTAAATAGTGAcaaaaaagccaaaaaaaagCTGATGGCCCCTTATATCAGCCTGACACTGGACCGCACTGAGGGGTCTGTTCTGTCGGATGAGATGGAGGAGAGTGGGGAATTGGATCTGGACGACATTGATACCCCCTCTGATAACAGCAATGAATTTGAATGGGAAG ATGACCTTCCAAAGCCGAAGACGACGGAACTTCTGAGGAAGGGTGTGGACTCCATCCAGGAATATTCAGCCTCGGATGAAAAGGAAGAAGGGAGACACTGGCGCGTGTTCAGGATCGGGGAGCAGGAGCACAGGGTGGACATGAAGGCCATAGAGCCCTACAAGAGAGTCATCAGCCACGGAG GTTATTATGGAGACGGTTTGAATGCTATCATCGTATTTGCTGTGTGCTTTATGCCTGAGAGCAATCAACCAAACTACCGATATATTATGGACAATCTCTTCAA GTATGTAATTGGCACTCTAGAGCTTCTAGTAGCTGAAAACTACATGATCGTTTATTTGAATGGTGCAACGACGCGCAGGAAAATGCCCAGTGTGGGCTGGCTCAGGAAGTGTTATCAGCAGATTGACAGAAG GTTACGGAAGAACTTGAAGTCTTTGATAATTGTACACCCGTCCTGGTTTATCCGGACACTACTTGCCATCACAAGGCCCTTCATAAG CTCAAAGTTTAGCCAAAAAATCAAGTATGTTTTCAGCCTGGTGGAACTGGCTGAGCTCGTCCCAATGGAGTATGTTTCAATACCAGAGTGCATCAAGCA gtatgaagaagaaaaaaatagaaaaaggcGTAAAAG AATCGACCGAGATATGCAAGGGAAACAGGAGCCAGCTGCACCAGCAACAGAGCAGTGA
- the bnip2 gene encoding BCL2/adenovirus E1B 19 kDa protein-interacting protein 2 isoform X3, protein MAAEVTETEAGATGDTGFNASSSGADTPRLVEKVENRPAAPAPAPGEDAPQSGSAPPSETAEGAAPRTPTKTGGPTQEAGTPDNGRKQEPAGVRTSTPVSHSLPSPTAHNGSLLERQESVATTEARLRMEGVELKEEWQDEDFPRPLPEEEEDMQMDEELFTGREGNSATQSYELNSDKKAKKKLMAPYISLTLDRTEGSVLSDEMEESGELDLDDIDTPSDNSNEFEWEDDLPKPKTTELLRKGVDSIQEYSASDEKEEGRHWRVFRIGEQEHRVDMKAIEPYKRVISHGGYYGDGLNAIIVFAVCFMPESNQPNYRYIMDNLFKYVIGTLELLVAENYMIVYLNGATTRRKMPSVGWLRKCYQQIDRRLRKNLKSLIIVHPSWFIRTLLAITRPFISSKFSQKIKYVFSLVELAELVPMEYVSIPECIKQYEEEKNRKRRKRSER, encoded by the exons ATGGCAGCAGAAGTTACTGAGACTGAAGCAGGGGCAACCGGCGATACGGGCTTCAACGCAAGCAGCTCAGGCGCAGACACACCCAGGTTAGTGGAGAAGGTGGAGAACAGGCCGGCGGCTCCGGCTCCGGCTCCGGGGGAAGACGCGCCGCAGAGCGGGTCGGCACCTCCATCGGAGACTGCCGAGGGCGCAGCTCCGCGGACTCCAACCAAAACAGGAGGTCCGACACAGGAAGCCGGGACTCCAGACAATGGACGAAAACAAGAGCCGGCGGGGGTGCGAACTTCGACTCCAGTTAGTCACAGCCTGCCATCTCCAACAGCACACAATGGAAG CCTCTTGGAGAGACAGGAGTCAGTGGCCACCACAGAGGCCCGTCTGAGGATGGAGGGCGTGGAGCTGAAGGAGGAGTGGCAGGACGAGGATTTTCCCAG GCCACTtccagaagaagaagaggacaTGCAGATGGATGAGGAGCTcttcactgggagagagggtAACTCTG CCACACAGTCCTATGAGCTAAATAGTGAcaaaaaagccaaaaaaaagCTGATGGCCCCTTATATCAGCCTGACACTGGACCGCACTGAGGGGTCTGTTCTGTCGGATGAGATGGAGGAGAGTGGGGAATTGGATCTGGACGACATTGATACCCCCTCTGATAACAGCAATGAATTTGAATGGGAAG ATGACCTTCCAAAGCCGAAGACGACGGAACTTCTGAGGAAGGGTGTGGACTCCATCCAGGAATATTCAGCCTCGGATGAAAAGGAAGAAGGGAGACACTGGCGCGTGTTCAGGATCGGGGAGCAGGAGCACAGGGTGGACATGAAGGCCATAGAGCCCTACAAGAGAGTCATCAGCCACGGAG GTTATTATGGAGACGGTTTGAATGCTATCATCGTATTTGCTGTGTGCTTTATGCCTGAGAGCAATCAACCAAACTACCGATATATTATGGACAATCTCTTCAA GTATGTAATTGGCACTCTAGAGCTTCTAGTAGCTGAAAACTACATGATCGTTTATTTGAATGGTGCAACGACGCGCAGGAAAATGCCCAGTGTGGGCTGGCTCAGGAAGTGTTATCAGCAGATTGACAGAAG GTTACGGAAGAACTTGAAGTCTTTGATAATTGTACACCCGTCCTGGTTTATCCGGACACTACTTGCCATCACAAGGCCCTTCATAAG CTCAAAGTTTAGCCAAAAAATCAAGTATGTTTTCAGCCTGGTGGAACTGGCTGAGCTCGTCCCAATGGAGTATGTTTCAATACCAGAGTGCATCAAGCA gtatgaagaagaaaaaaatagaaaaaggcGTAAAAG GTCTGAGCGCTGA
- the bnip2 gene encoding BCL2/adenovirus E1B 19 kDa protein-interacting protein 2 isoform X2, with protein MAAEVTETEAGATGDTGFNASSSGADTPRLVEKVENRPAAPAPAPGEDAPQSGSAPPSETAEGAAPRTPTKTGGPTQEAGTPDNGRKQEPAGVRTSTPVSHSLPSPTAHNGSLLERQESVATTEARLRMEGVELKEEWQDEDFPRPLPEEEEDMQMDEELFTGREGNSATQSYELNSDKKAKKKLMAPYISLTLDRTEGSVLSDEMEESGELDLDDIDTPSDNSNEFEWEDDLPKPKTTELLRKGVDSIQEYSASDEKEEGRHWRVFRIGEQEHRVDMKAIEPYKRVISHGGYYGDGLNAIIVFAVCFMPESNQPNYRYIMDNLFKYVIGTLELLVAENYMIVYLNGATTRRKMPSVGWLRKCYQQIDRRLRKNLKSLIIVHPSWFIRTLLAITRPFISSKFSQKIKYVFSLVELAELVPMEYVSIPECIKQIDRDMQGKQEPAAPATEQ; from the exons ATGGCAGCAGAAGTTACTGAGACTGAAGCAGGGGCAACCGGCGATACGGGCTTCAACGCAAGCAGCTCAGGCGCAGACACACCCAGGTTAGTGGAGAAGGTGGAGAACAGGCCGGCGGCTCCGGCTCCGGCTCCGGGGGAAGACGCGCCGCAGAGCGGGTCGGCACCTCCATCGGAGACTGCCGAGGGCGCAGCTCCGCGGACTCCAACCAAAACAGGAGGTCCGACACAGGAAGCCGGGACTCCAGACAATGGACGAAAACAAGAGCCGGCGGGGGTGCGAACTTCGACTCCAGTTAGTCACAGCCTGCCATCTCCAACAGCACACAATGGAAG CCTCTTGGAGAGACAGGAGTCAGTGGCCACCACAGAGGCCCGTCTGAGGATGGAGGGCGTGGAGCTGAAGGAGGAGTGGCAGGACGAGGATTTTCCCAG GCCACTtccagaagaagaagaggacaTGCAGATGGATGAGGAGCTcttcactgggagagagggtAACTCTG CCACACAGTCCTATGAGCTAAATAGTGAcaaaaaagccaaaaaaaagCTGATGGCCCCTTATATCAGCCTGACACTGGACCGCACTGAGGGGTCTGTTCTGTCGGATGAGATGGAGGAGAGTGGGGAATTGGATCTGGACGACATTGATACCCCCTCTGATAACAGCAATGAATTTGAATGGGAAG ATGACCTTCCAAAGCCGAAGACGACGGAACTTCTGAGGAAGGGTGTGGACTCCATCCAGGAATATTCAGCCTCGGATGAAAAGGAAGAAGGGAGACACTGGCGCGTGTTCAGGATCGGGGAGCAGGAGCACAGGGTGGACATGAAGGCCATAGAGCCCTACAAGAGAGTCATCAGCCACGGAG GTTATTATGGAGACGGTTTGAATGCTATCATCGTATTTGCTGTGTGCTTTATGCCTGAGAGCAATCAACCAAACTACCGATATATTATGGACAATCTCTTCAA GTATGTAATTGGCACTCTAGAGCTTCTAGTAGCTGAAAACTACATGATCGTTTATTTGAATGGTGCAACGACGCGCAGGAAAATGCCCAGTGTGGGCTGGCTCAGGAAGTGTTATCAGCAGATTGACAGAAG GTTACGGAAGAACTTGAAGTCTTTGATAATTGTACACCCGTCCTGGTTTATCCGGACACTACTTGCCATCACAAGGCCCTTCATAAG CTCAAAGTTTAGCCAAAAAATCAAGTATGTTTTCAGCCTGGTGGAACTGGCTGAGCTCGTCCCAATGGAGTATGTTTCAATACCAGAGTGCATCAAGCA AATCGACCGAGATATGCAAGGGAAACAGGAGCCAGCTGCACCAGCAACAGAGCAGTGA
- the gtf2a2 gene encoding transcription initiation factor IIA subunit 2, with translation MAYQLYRNTTLGNSLQESLDELIQTQQITPQLALQVLLQFDKAINTALANRVRNRVNFRGSLNTYRFCDNVWTFVLNDVEFREVTDLVKVDKVKIVACDGKNTGSNAAE, from the exons ATGGCATATCAGCTTTACAGAAATACCACACTGGGTAACAGCTTGCAAGAAAGCCTGGACGAGCTAATTCAG ACCCAACAGATCACTCCCCAGCTGGCACTCCAGGTTCTGCTTCAGTTCGACAAGGCTATTAACACAGCACTGGCTAATAGGGTGCGAAACAGGGTCAACTTCCGG GGGTCATTGAACACATACAGATTCTGTGACAATGTCTGGACGTTTGTCCTGAACGATGTTGAGTTCAGAGAAGTGACCGATTTGGTGAAAGTGGACAAAGTAAAAATCGTCGCTTGTGATGGGAAAA ACACCGGTTCCAATGCTGCTGAGTGA
- the gcnt3 gene encoding beta-1,3-galactosyl-O-glycosyl-glycoprotein beta-1,6-N-acetylglucosaminyltransferase 3, whose translation MVQWMKFKKMTNSTSGWKRHKFTNTAAFSFICLSFTVILWQTKKLTCPLDDLHPRKIRQLEEEKDILTCSRIIQGDTEAIEEALRSRILVANKKKPLTEAYFLSITRNCEAYVQERKFITFPLSKEEKDFPIAYSMVVHEKIEMFERLLRAIYTPQNVYCVHVDRKSSEEFKNAVKAIASCFPNVFLARKLEKVIYATWSRVQADLNCMEDLLNSTVQWRYLLNTCGTDFPIKTNLEIVHALKALNGRNSLESESTPRHKKDRWLYHYEVKDHISRTETKKSPPPIGSPMFSGNAYFVVTRDFVKHVFENPETQKLLEWEKDTYSPDEHLWATLQRMSGVPGSNPINEKFHTTDMIAIARLVKWEYLEGDIQKGSSYPRCTGVHRRSVCVYGSGDLHWMLHQHHLFANKFDPEVDDTAIKCLEVYLRLKALHNRDLHVQYAPE comes from the coding sequence ATGGTTCAGTGGATGAAAttcaagaaaatgacaaacagCACATCGGGCTGGAAACGGCACAAGTTTACAAACACTGctgccttttcttttatttgtctgTCTTTCACTGTAATTCTCTGGCAGACTAAAAAACTCACCTGCCCCCTCGATGACTTGCACCCGAGGAAAATTCGCCAGCTTGAGGAGGAAAAGGACATCCTCACTTGCTCCAGAATCATTCAAGGTGATACAGAGGCCATCGAGGAAGCGCTTCGAAGCAGGATTCTTGttgcaaataagaaaaaacCTTTAACAGAAGCGTACTTTTTAAGCATTACGCGGAACTGCGAAGCTTATGTTCAAGAAAGAAAGTTCATCACATTCCCGCTGAGCAAAGAGGAAAAAGACTTCCCCATTGCCTACTCCATGGTGGTCCATGAAAAAATTGAGATGTTTGAGAGGCTTCTGCGCGCCATATACACCCCTCAGAATGTGTACTGCGTGCACGTGGATCGGAAATCTTCAGAGGAGTTCAAGAATGCTGTAAAAGCCATTGcgtcctgctttccaaatgtatttttgGCCAGAAAACTGGAAAAGGTCATCTACGCCACTTGGTCAAGGGTGCAGGCAGACTTGAACTGCATGGAGGACTTGCTGAACTCAACTGTACAATGGAGGTATCTGCTCAACACCTGCGGCACCGATTTTCCCATTAAAACCAACCTGGAAATCGTGCATGCCCTCAAAGCCCTCAACGGCAGGAACAGCCTTGAATCAGAGTCCACCCCGAGGCATAAAAAAGACCGCTGGTTGTACCATTATGAGGTCAAGGATCACATAAGTAGGACTGAAACCAAAAAGAGCCCCCCTCCCATTGGCTCCCCCATGTTCTCCGGTAACGCATACTTTGTCGTGACCAGGGATTTTGTCAAACACGTGTTTGAAAACCCGGAGACACAGAAACTACTTGAATGGGAAAAGGACACCTACAGCCCTGATGAGCACCTTTGGGCAACGCTGCAGAGGATGTCTGGGGTGCCGGGGTCGAATCCCATCAACGAGAAATTCCACACCACCGACATGATTGCCATTGCTCGACTGGTAAAATGGGAGTATTTGGAAGGCGACATTCAGAAAGGATCTTCCTATCCACGCTGTACGGGTGTTCACCGCAGATCGGTCTGTGTCTATGGATCTGGGGACCTCCACTGGATGTTGCATCAACATCACCTCTTTGCCAATAAGTTTGATCCCGAAGTGGATGACACAGCTATCAAATGTCTCGAGGTATACCTTCGCTTGAAAGCGCTCCACAACAGAGATTTACATGTACAATATGCCCCTGAATAA